The proteins below are encoded in one region of Bacteroides uniformis:
- a CDS encoding phosphoribosyltransferase translates to MNYRNIDDLNHCILQHLSILPRDFDLIVGVPRSGMFPANLLALYLNLPVTDIDSFRNGHIYQTGERGKTFNMNNIHNVLVVDDSIATGKAMKKCRELLKDIEHLYNIQYCVIYAVPLHSHSVDYFFEIVDYPRFFQWNIMNHSILQKTCMDIDGVLCADPTPEENDDGEKYRHFLLNAPPLFIPKVTIGTLVTSRLEKYRPETEAWLQKNHVKYNKLVMLNLPDMAARQRANCHASFKAKEYGSSTDNMLFVESSMTQAVEINRLTKKPVLCTETFQMIYESKSLYYNLKSGETFPWLRRFMIRMRNKLSSHSTSSTCNNGCKMWKKFFQRSV, encoded by the coding sequence ATGAACTATCGTAACATAGACGACCTGAACCATTGCATCCTGCAACATCTCAGCATTCTGCCACGGGATTTCGACCTCATTGTCGGCGTGCCCCGCAGTGGCATGTTTCCCGCCAACCTGCTGGCGCTCTACCTGAACCTGCCGGTCACGGACATAGACTCTTTCCGCAACGGGCATATCTATCAGACCGGAGAACGGGGGAAAACTTTCAACATGAACAATATACATAATGTATTGGTTGTGGATGATAGCATAGCCACGGGAAAAGCCATGAAGAAATGCCGCGAGCTCCTGAAGGACATAGAACATTTATACAACATCCAATATTGCGTCATTTATGCAGTCCCACTACACTCCCATTCCGTAGACTATTTTTTCGAAATAGTCGATTATCCCCGTTTCTTCCAATGGAACATAATGAACCACTCCATCCTGCAAAAAACGTGTATGGACATTGACGGCGTGCTTTGCGCAGACCCCACTCCGGAAGAGAACGACGACGGCGAGAAGTACCGTCATTTCCTGCTGAACGCTCCTCCGCTATTCATTCCCAAAGTCACCATCGGCACACTGGTCACTTCACGCTTGGAGAAATACCGTCCGGAGACGGAAGCCTGGCTCCAGAAGAACCATGTAAAATACAATAAGCTCGTCATGCTGAACCTGCCGGATATGGCTGCACGCCAACGGGCGAATTGCCACGCCTCCTTCAAAGCCAAAGAATACGGTTCATCCACAGACAACATGCTGTTTGTAGAAAGTTCCATGACACAAGCTGTCGAAATCAACCGCCTGACCAAGAAACCGGTACTCTGTACGGAAACGTTCCAGATGATTTATGAATCCAAATCGTTGTACTACAACCTGAAGTCGGGAGAAACATTCCCGTGGCTGCGGCGTTTTATGATAAGGATGCGCAACAAATTAAGCTCTCATTCAACCTCTTCCACCTGTAATAATGGCTGTAAAATGTGGAAAAAGTTTTTTCAACGAAGCGTATAA
- a CDS encoding acyltransferase family protein: MEKNILQSRVIDVLRFPMIVGVVLWHSFFEGIMGLDIPDSGIPIYHTTSFFISRILASVAVPLFFFISGYLFFFRTAFSVDVYKKKLKSRIKTLLIPYLFWNFVVLVGHWIVTVLSPVQLTSGAYKQVSDYTVCDYLISFWNINGMPVNGALWFIRDLMVMLAFSPLVYWCLRYFRWYILVVFGCIWLVGGTLEIPRMDAVFFFFVGAWFSITGRNFVADFKSFFPWGVALYFLFAIGTIGVRGADGFLYVANAGILLGIVSIIALTAYFVERERWKSSYFLISSCFLVYACHQLPLNMFVRILFKFMSPVSDWQFMLIYIVSPLVIILVNLLLYASLKKLFPHFTAIITGGRG; this comes from the coding sequence ATGGAAAAAAATATTTTGCAATCAAGAGTTATAGATGTACTGCGGTTTCCTATGATTGTTGGAGTCGTTCTGTGGCATTCTTTTTTTGAAGGTATTATGGGATTGGATATTCCGGATTCAGGGATACCGATATATCATACTACTTCTTTTTTTATATCACGTATTTTGGCTTCAGTGGCAGTTCCTTTATTTTTTTTTATTTCAGGGTATCTCTTTTTCTTTCGCACTGCCTTTTCTGTTGATGTCTATAAAAAGAAGCTAAAGTCAAGGATTAAAACCTTATTAATACCATATTTGTTTTGGAACTTTGTAGTACTTGTGGGACATTGGATTGTTACAGTTTTATCACCGGTACAATTGACATCAGGTGCTTATAAACAAGTGAGCGATTATACTGTTTGTGATTATCTGATTAGTTTTTGGAATATTAATGGAATGCCGGTAAATGGAGCTTTATGGTTTATACGTGATTTAATGGTCATGTTGGCCTTTTCTCCATTAGTATACTGGTGTCTTCGTTATTTTCGTTGGTATATATTGGTAGTGTTTGGTTGTATTTGGCTGGTAGGGGGAACTTTGGAGATTCCAAGAATGGATGCTGTCTTTTTCTTTTTTGTGGGAGCATGGTTTAGTATTACCGGACGTAACTTTGTTGCTGACTTTAAATCTTTTTTTCCTTGGGGAGTAGCCTTGTACTTTCTTTTTGCTATAGGTACAATTGGCGTAAGAGGAGCAGATGGATTTCTATATGTAGCCAATGCCGGCATATTATTGGGCATTGTATCGATTATAGCTTTGACTGCTTACTTTGTGGAACGGGAAAGATGGAAATCTTCTTATTTTTTGATAAGCTCTTGTTTTTTAGTGTATGCATGTCACCAGCTTCCCTTGAATATGTTCGTCCGTATTCTGTTTAAGTTTATGTCTCCCGTTTCTGATTGGCAATTTATGCTTATTTATATTGTTAGCCCTTTGGTGATTATTCTTGTTAATCTTTTGTTATACGCTTCGTTGAAAAAACTTTTTCCACATTTTACAGCCATTATTACAGGTGGAAGAGGTTGA
- a CDS encoding DUF7833 domain-containing protein, producing the protein MKKNFYFQHSLMSMFDPRMKHLVDNEGLRGLGAYWIIIEKLSILPEPRAQLDYLRAYCDSKKITLCYLKKIILEYDLFELDEDGYFMPKELNPLHKKGEKTEKTTQEKPDSKAKNDEKQQKVSRNKSKKQSDLSSNTLNNKHLAKNATNTNKKTIDINKTTTATTEEKEAAAADALSSPQTTPAPIEPWHTLIDKLTEESAWLDVACMHSGYGSLLKTHIKEAVEVFRQHVILHDNGNVLLNMKDTRQYFVNFVRAGQRTSQELHMLLQGLEKQQSAAAPPDPYRYELLVDGRRTYLGCPIPDGAPPRPDNTAFWNETARSWTSQTPPPSSKKPKQKPG; encoded by the coding sequence ATGAAAAAGAATTTTTATTTCCAACACTCCTTAATGTCAATGTTCGACCCCAGAATGAAACACTTGGTAGACAACGAAGGACTCAGAGGACTGGGTGCCTACTGGATTATCATCGAAAAACTGTCAATCTTGCCAGAACCGCGCGCGCAACTGGATTATCTCCGTGCCTACTGCGACAGCAAGAAAATTACCTTATGCTACCTTAAGAAAATCATCCTGGAATACGACCTTTTTGAACTGGACGAAGACGGATACTTTATGCCCAAAGAGTTGAATCCCCTACACAAAAAAGGCGAAAAAACGGAAAAAACTACTCAGGAAAAGCCGGATTCCAAAGCAAAAAATGACGAAAAACAGCAAAAAGTATCGAGGAATAAAAGCAAAAAACAGTCTGATTTGTCAAGCAATACACTAAACAACAAGCATTTAGCTAAAAACGCCACAAATACTAATAAGAAGACTATAGATATTAATAAAACAACAACAGCAACAACAGAAGAAAAAGAAGCTGCTGCTGCCGATGCACTTTCATCACCCCAAACAACACCCGCTCCCATCGAACCCTGGCATACGCTGATAGACAAACTCACCGAAGAAAGTGCCTGGCTGGACGTGGCCTGCATGCACAGCGGCTATGGCAGCTTGCTGAAGACGCACATCAAAGAGGCTGTGGAGGTATTCAGGCAGCACGTCATACTGCACGACAACGGCAATGTGCTGCTGAACATGAAAGACACCCGACAATATTTCGTCAACTTTGTAAGGGCCGGCCAGCGCACCTCGCAGGAACTGCATATGCTGTTGCAGGGCCTCGAAAAGCAGCAGTCCGCCGCTGCACCTCCCGACCCCTACCGCTACGAGCTGCTTGTGGACGGACGGCGCACCTACCTGGGCTGCCCCATCCCCGACGGAGCGCCACCCCGACCAGACAATACCGCCTTCTGGAACGAAACTGCCCGTTCGTGGACGTCGCAAACCCCGCCGCCTTCATCGAAAAAGCCGAAACAGAAACCCGGCTGA
- a CDS encoding bifunctional DNA primase/helicase produces the protein MRNFHQHGIDTRGRISGKIKIICPQCNDTRGHKGNKSLSVDLDKGLCYCHHCGYKLYVPDDAEERLKQQRRDMHRKPTAPPQHFRRPTFNPARMQLSENLERYWTTVRCLPQELLRTLRITEETVRLPESSQEENCICFNYFENGTLVNTKYRSALKHFMMVKGAELIPYNVDSILGTPECIITEGEFDAAAVIAAGRKDVVSVPAGAQSNLTWLDRFVESHFEDKQTIYIAVDEDPAGQSLRQELTRRIGVERCRIVHFGEGCKDANEHLVKYGAESLRICIEQAEEVPLEGIFTAEDCRDDLRSLYENGLQRGADTGWDNFDEHCTFEPRRLLVMTGRPGDGKSEFTDELVLRLCLRHEWKIAFFSPENMPIAYHLHKLAEKLTGHRFTPGPGMTEAVYGQAVGWLDRNVSHILPDDGSYGIDHILEKARQVVRRKGVRILVIDPMNRLEQRLEPGQTEMDYITDTLNKLGRFATRNQCLVILVAHPRKVNRNEKDGTRRRVEMNDINGSANFANMSDFCLVVDRNDTKQIATIYIEKVRFKHLGSAHTEAKFVYNHLNGRYWPCEEDVIHPPQGEQLGPVNTQFDNENWLKNNEEQGRLFE, from the coding sequence ATGAGAAATTTCCATCAACACGGCATTGATACCCGCGGCCGCATCAGCGGCAAAATCAAGATCATCTGCCCGCAATGTAACGACACCCGCGGACACAAAGGCAACAAGTCACTCTCCGTAGACCTGGACAAAGGCTTGTGCTACTGCCACCACTGCGGCTACAAGCTCTACGTGCCCGACGACGCCGAAGAACGCCTCAAGCAGCAACGCCGCGACATGCACCGGAAGCCCACCGCACCGCCCCAGCACTTCCGCCGTCCCACCTTCAACCCTGCCCGGATGCAACTCTCCGAGAACCTGGAACGCTACTGGACCACCGTCCGCTGCCTGCCGCAGGAGCTGCTGCGCACCCTGCGCATCACCGAAGAGACGGTGCGCCTCCCGGAGAGCAGCCAGGAGGAGAACTGCATCTGCTTCAACTACTTCGAGAACGGGACGCTCGTCAACACCAAGTACCGCAGCGCCCTGAAGCACTTCATGATGGTGAAGGGGGCCGAGCTCATCCCCTACAACGTGGACAGCATCCTCGGCACCCCGGAGTGCATCATCACCGAAGGCGAGTTCGACGCGGCAGCCGTCATCGCCGCCGGACGCAAGGACGTCGTCTCCGTGCCCGCCGGCGCCCAGAGCAACCTCACGTGGCTGGACCGCTTCGTGGAGTCGCACTTCGAAGACAAGCAGACCATCTACATCGCCGTAGACGAGGACCCGGCAGGGCAGTCGCTCCGGCAGGAACTCACGCGCCGCATCGGAGTGGAACGCTGCCGCATCGTGCACTTCGGCGAGGGCTGCAAGGATGCCAACGAGCATCTGGTGAAATACGGCGCCGAAAGCCTCCGCATCTGCATCGAGCAAGCCGAAGAAGTGCCCCTGGAAGGCATCTTCACCGCCGAAGACTGCCGCGACGACCTGCGCTCCCTCTACGAGAACGGCCTGCAGCGGGGTGCCGACACCGGCTGGGACAACTTCGACGAACACTGCACCTTCGAGCCCCGCCGCCTGCTGGTGATGACCGGACGCCCCGGCGACGGCAAGTCCGAATTCACCGACGAGCTGGTGCTGCGCCTCTGCCTGCGCCACGAGTGGAAAATCGCCTTCTTCAGCCCCGAAAACATGCCCATCGCCTACCATCTGCACAAGCTGGCGGAGAAGCTGACCGGCCACCGCTTCACCCCCGGACCGGGCATGACGGAAGCCGTCTACGGGCAGGCAGTGGGCTGGCTGGACCGCAACGTGTCGCACATCCTGCCCGACGACGGGAGCTACGGCATCGACCACATCCTGGAGAAAGCCCGCCAGGTGGTGCGCCGCAAAGGGGTGCGCATCCTCGTCATCGACCCCATGAACCGCCTGGAACAACGTCTGGAACCGGGGCAGACGGAAATGGACTACATCACCGACACGCTGAACAAGCTGGGACGCTTCGCCACCCGCAACCAGTGCCTCGTCATCCTCGTGGCCCACCCCCGCAAGGTGAACCGCAACGAAAAGGACGGCACCCGGCGCCGTGTCGAGATGAACGACATCAACGGCTCTGCCAACTTCGCCAACATGTCCGACTTCTGCCTCGTGGTAGACCGTAACGACACGAAACAGATAGCCACCATCTACATCGAGAAAGTCCGCTTCAAGCACCTGGGCAGCGCCCACACCGAGGCCAAGTTCGTCTACAACCACCTGAACGGACGCTACTGGCCCTGCGAGGAAGACGTCATCCACCCCCCCCAAGGAGAGCAACTGGGACCGGTGAACACGCAGTTCGACAATGAGAATTGGTTGAAAAATAATGAAGAACAAGGCAGGTTATTCGAGTAA
- a CDS encoding DUF4248 domain-containing protein has translation MMKQNDSFAEPRFPVRSYGKGELAMYYLPGIAQQTAVNRLNEWIRTAPGLEQRLLATGMNPYCRRYTPAQVQLMINVFGEPS, from the coding sequence ATGATGAAACAGAATGATTCCTTTGCAGAGCCACGCTTCCCCGTCCGCAGTTACGGGAAAGGCGAACTGGCCATGTACTACCTTCCGGGCATTGCCCAGCAGACTGCCGTCAACCGGCTGAACGAATGGATACGCACCGCCCCCGGGCTGGAACAACGCCTGCTTGCCACGGGCATGAACCCTTATTGCCGACGGTACACGCCCGCACAAGTGCAGCTTATGATTAATGTCTTCGGGGAGCCTTCTTAG